GGTGGCTCCTTGGAAGCCACGCGCGCCATCGTCCGCACCTTCCTCGCGTCCCCCTTGCCCGTGCTCGTCTGGGTCGGTCCCTCGGGCGCACACGCCGGCAGCGCGGGCGTCTTCATCACCCTGGCCTCCAACGTCGCGGCCATGGCGCCGGGGACCAACATCGGCGCCGCGCACCCCGTGGCCGGTATCAGCGGCCAGGACCCGGAAGCCGCGGGCGGAACACACCTGGCGCGCAAGGTGGAGAACGACGCCGTCGCCTTCGCGGAGAGCATCGCCCAACAACGCGGCCGCAACGTGGAGTGGGCCGCCTCCGCCGTGCGCGACAGCGTCAGCGTCTCCGCCGCCCAGGCCCGGGCGCTGCGCGTGGTGGAGTACGAAGCCGCCACGGAGGCCGACTTCCTGGCCCAGGCGGATGGCCGACAGGTCACCGTGGCGGGCGGAGAGTCCGTGCGCCTGTCCACGCGCGATGCGCGCATCGTCGAACTGGAGCCGAGCCTGTCGCAGCGAGCAATCCACGCGCTCGCCAACCCCGGCATCGTCTATCTGCTCTTCCTGGTGGCCGCGCTGGGGCTGGTGGTGGAGGTGTCTCATCCGGGCGGCATCGTTCCGGGCCTCATCGGCGGCGTGGCGCTCGTGCTCGCGCTGGTGGCCTCCTCGGCGCTGCCGGTCCGCGCGGGCGCCGTGGTGCTGATGATGCTGGGCGCCGCCCTCATCGTCGCGGAGCTGTTCGTCACCAGCGGCCTCCTGGGCGCCGCGGGCGTCGTGCTGCTGGGACTGGGCGGCCTGTTCCTCGTGGACCGCTTCGACCCGGCGTGGTTCGTGGACCGCTCCTTCCACGTGTCGTGGACCTGGCTGGTGCCCACCACCGTGGTGCTCGCGGGCGCGGCGGCCTACGTCGCCTATCGGAGCGCGCAGACCCGGCGGCTCCCCCAGCGAGTTGGCGACCTGGGGCTCGTGGGCGAACACGGCACCGCGCTGGCGCAAGTCACACCTCAGAAC
This genomic window from Myxococcus hansupus contains:
- a CDS encoding NfeD family protein, which translates into the protein MPRQSPWRRTAPALLCVLLAGLLASASEAPSAGTQPVVARCELDGVVDLGASSYLADCVARAEAGGHGALLVRLDTPGGSLEATRAIVRTFLASPLPVLVWVGPSGAHAGSAGVFITLASNVAAMAPGTNIGAAHPVAGISGQDPEAAGGTHLARKVENDAVAFAESIAQQRGRNVEWAASAVRDSVSVSAAQARALRVVEYEAATEADFLAQADGRQVTVAGGESVRLSTRDARIVELEPSLSQRAIHALANPGIVYLLFLVAALGLVVEVSHPGGIVPGLIGGVALVLALVASSALPVRAGAVVLMMLGAALIVAELFVTSGLLGAAGVVLLGLGGLFLVDRFDPAWFVDRSFHVSWTWLVPTTVVLAGAAAYVAYRSAQTRRLPQRVGDLGLVGEHGTALAQVTPQNGEVFVHGERWRATSTTPIRSGAHVVVRGMEGLTLFVDEVPT